From a single Pseudalkalibacillus hwajinpoensis genomic region:
- a CDS encoding MtnX-like HAD-IB family phosphatase, whose product MNTWAFVSDFDGTISKKDFYWLVIDTYYPEGKELYTKWKAGEYMDIDFLQQVFRSIGQEESQIIEDILSLPIDEHVPSFIETVQNSGGDFYILSAGTDFYIHHILKHYGIQDVPVFSNKGYYENQNVHLEIDENHRHYSKRYGIDKSIVIKELKEKYNVVYFAGDSEPDSHPAKVADLTFAKDALQEILRENGVPFVGVDSFQDIERVLREKGILQ is encoded by the coding sequence ATGAATACTTGGGCATTTGTATCTGATTTTGATGGCACGATTTCGAAAAAGGATTTCTACTGGCTTGTGATTGACACCTATTATCCTGAAGGGAAAGAGCTTTATACAAAGTGGAAAGCGGGAGAATACATGGATATCGACTTCCTGCAACAGGTATTCCGATCCATCGGTCAAGAAGAATCGCAAATCATTGAAGACATTCTTTCTCTTCCTATTGATGAACACGTTCCTTCCTTTATAGAGACTGTTCAGAATAGCGGAGGCGATTTCTATATCTTAAGTGCTGGCACAGACTTTTACATCCACCATATTTTAAAGCACTACGGGATTCAAGACGTTCCGGTGTTCTCGAACAAAGGTTACTACGAGAATCAAAATGTACATTTAGAAATTGATGAGAACCACAGGCATTATTCCAAACGATACGGAATCGATAAATCGATCGTCATAAAGGAACTAAAGGAAAAGTATAATGTGGTTTATTTTGCTGGTGATAGTGAGCCGGACTCACACCCCGCAAAGGTTGCGGACCTTACTTTTGCGAAAGATGCGCTTCAAGAAATTTTAAGGGAAAATGGTGTTCCATTCGTAGGGGTTGATTCATTTCAGGACATTGAAAGGGTACTCCGTGAAAAAGGAATACTGCAGTAA